One region of Halohasta litchfieldiae genomic DNA includes:
- the gvpO gene encoding gas vesicle protein GvpO, whose protein sequence is MVHDFTDDRDESNTHRTKVLLTDGGAEQEASDESDKSEEASEADSDSNPDSASDSGSTSTDKSEAAAENDGDEQEAADESQAQDADESQEHEETPEEPATIEADDEAVAEQTGDIGVDPQADESTPSLDGEGDTASIIEVRNQVIELSTDVIGRGLDGIIEVSRNDDNWRAVVEIIERRSVPDTQDILGQYEIELDESGEVIGYRRLEKYRRSDTGPSQH, encoded by the coding sequence ATGGTACACGATTTCACGGACGATAGGGACGAATCCAACACGCACAGAACCAAAGTACTACTCACAGATGGCGGGGCCGAGCAGGAAGCCTCCGACGAGAGCGACAAAAGCGAAGAAGCGAGCGAGGCCGATTCTGATTCCAATCCCGATTCTGCTTCGGACTCCGGGTCGACGTCGACTGATAAAAGCGAGGCGGCTGCTGAAAACGACGGCGACGAGCAGGAAGCCGCCGACGAAAGCCAAGCACAAGACGCAGACGAGAGCCAAGAGCACGAAGAGACGCCTGAAGAGCCTGCCACAATCGAAGCCGACGACGAGGCCGTCGCCGAACAGACGGGCGATATCGGGGTCGACCCCCAAGCAGACGAGTCGACGCCCTCACTTGACGGTGAGGGTGACACGGCGAGCATTATCGAGGTTCGGAATCAAGTCATCGAGCTGTCGACTGACGTGATCGGCCGCGGGCTGGACGGCATTATCGAGGTCTCACGGAACGACGACAACTGGCGCGCGGTGGTCGAGATCATCGAACGCCGGTCGGTTCCCGACACCCAAGACATCCTCGGCCAGTACGAGATCGAACTCGACGAGTCCGGTGAGGTCATCGGCTACCGTCGACTCGAAAAATACCGACGCAGCGACACCGGCCCCAGCCAGCACTGA
- the gvpA gene encoding gas vesicle protein GvpA, producing MASDRPGADSLADVLDRILDKGVVIDIWARISVVGIEILTVEARVVVASVDTFLHYAAEISKLEEVTEEGTLEDLQDLEIRRTPATQAQYPEAT from the coding sequence ATGGCATCAGACCGACCCGGAGCAGACAGTTTGGCGGACGTACTTGACCGCATCCTCGACAAAGGTGTTGTCATCGATATCTGGGCACGGATTTCAGTTGTGGGGATCGAAATTCTCACGGTCGAAGCCCGAGTTGTGGTGGCCTCGGTCGACACGTTCCTCCACTACGCCGCCGAGATATCGAAACTCGAAGAGGTGACCGAGGAGGGAACACTGGAGGACCTCCAGGACCTCGAAATCCGGCGAACGCCAGCCACCCAGGCACAGTACCCCGAAGCAACGTAG
- a CDS encoding GvpL/GvpF family gas vesicle protein yields MSSNRYTYGVIEQGSLDVDVTGVNGSEPIRTVDYRSLSAVVSDIEEMDPERTDENATAHDEVLRAVLKSDGGRTVVPMRFGMVFKTENALKNILRNGRVAFRRSLNDLDGMVELGVKLVTKEGSTVDRPAVVEDVATRLRAAADTEAGNDLYSDRLVFNRSYLVERDDQTAFDDIVSEIETEYGDDLHVQYNGPWAPYNFVDIEIGTEGR; encoded by the coding sequence ATGAGTTCGAACCGCTACACCTACGGCGTCATCGAGCAGGGATCACTCGATGTCGACGTCACAGGAGTCAACGGCTCCGAGCCGATCCGAACCGTCGACTACCGCTCGCTGTCGGCGGTTGTCAGCGATATCGAGGAGATGGACCCCGAACGAACCGACGAGAACGCCACCGCCCACGATGAGGTGCTGCGGGCGGTCCTCAAGTCGGATGGTGGCCGCACAGTCGTCCCCATGCGGTTCGGCATGGTATTTAAAACTGAGAACGCGCTCAAAAACATCCTCAGAAACGGGCGGGTGGCGTTCCGACGCTCGCTCAATGATCTCGACGGGATGGTTGAACTCGGCGTGAAACTCGTCACAAAAGAGGGGTCGACCGTCGACCGACCGGCAGTCGTCGAGGATGTCGCCACGCGACTCCGCGCGGCCGCAGATACCGAAGCGGGTAACGATCTGTACAGCGACCGGTTGGTGTTCAACCGTTCGTATCTTGTCGAACGGGACGACCAGACCGCGTTCGATGATATCGTAAGCGAGATCGAGACTGAGTACGGCGACGATCTCCACGTCCAGTACAACGGGCCGTGGGCCCCCTACAACTTCGTCGACATCGAGATCGGCACGGAGGGTCGCTGA
- the gvpG gene encoding gas vesicle protein GvpG has protein sequence MFVIDDLLINPFVSIMEAVHSMAISELYDTTEIKNEIKENRLLYELGERSEAEYERLNDDLEAQLEIAREAHEQTRGKVEVMR, from the coding sequence ATGTTCGTTATAGACGACCTACTTATCAACCCCTTTGTCTCGATTATGGAGGCAGTTCATTCGATGGCGATCAGCGAGCTGTACGACACCACCGAGATCAAAAACGAAATCAAGGAAAACAGACTGCTGTACGAACTCGGCGAGCGGTCGGAAGCCGAGTACGAACGGCTGAACGACGACCTCGAAGCACAGCTCGAAATCGCGCGCGAGGCACACGAACAGACACGCGGCAAAGTCGAGGTCATGAGATGA
- a CDS encoding Hsp20/alpha crystallin family protein codes for MTDTPPPGDRDTDQSDQPDQPRSGDPDSRRGGVSGLLRQLLETIQRLDEGGRSVEQGQGRRRSGSTAFEYEYSVNMGLGEAETADNTAPATEPDHPVSVQQTLDGASVTVDLPAVDPETLRAGVTGRRLVVAADDERLARVTLPEDHYTVRSATYNNGVLEILLADSDSEVIVDD; via the coding sequence ATGACAGACACCCCACCACCCGGCGACCGAGATACCGACCAGTCCGATCAGCCAGACCAGCCCCGATCAGGAGACCCAGACTCCAGACGAGGCGGCGTCTCGGGACTGCTCAGACAGCTCCTCGAAACGATCCAACGACTCGACGAGGGCGGACGCTCAGTCGAGCAAGGTCAGGGCCGTCGACGCTCCGGTAGCACCGCGTTTGAGTATGAGTACAGTGTCAATATGGGTCTCGGAGAGGCTGAGACAGCCGACAACACGGCCCCAGCCACTGAGCCGGACCACCCCGTCAGTGTCCAACAAACGCTCGATGGAGCGAGTGTGACAGTCGACCTTCCGGCGGTCGACCCCGAGACGCTCCGTGCAGGAGTGACTGGTCGACGGCTCGTGGTAGCGGCCGACGACGAGCGACTGGCGCGTGTCACGCTTCCCGAGGATCACTACACGGTCCGGTCTGCCACCTACAACAACGGCGTCTTGGAGATCCTGCTGGCAGACAGCGACTCGGAGGTGATCGTCGATGACTGA
- the gvpJ gene encoding gas vesicle protein GvpJ translates to MSSGGPMRQKDSLADVVEMLLDKGIVVNADIIVTIGETELLGIHLRAAIASFETAAEYGLEFPDGTDTERIEEVTGRRNHLETIQATGGEPDIVDENDETATWTVRPPVVVREDDDGKSSLTPDDESDEAASEATDAGESGSKSETETASTEEADGGD, encoded by the coding sequence ATGAGTAGTGGTGGCCCAATGCGACAGAAAGACAGCCTTGCGGATGTCGTCGAGATGCTGCTGGACAAGGGGATCGTCGTCAACGCCGATATCATCGTCACCATCGGCGAAACCGAACTCCTCGGCATCCATCTCCGGGCCGCAATCGCCTCCTTCGAGACGGCCGCCGAGTACGGCCTGGAGTTCCCTGACGGTACTGACACTGAGCGAATCGAGGAGGTCACGGGTCGACGGAACCATCTCGAAACGATTCAGGCGACCGGTGGTGAGCCGGATATCGTCGACGAGAACGACGAGACCGCAACGTGGACCGTCCGGCCGCCGGTGGTCGTCCGCGAAGACGACGACGGCAAATCATCACTCACTCCGGACGACGAATCGGACGAGGCGGCATCCGAAGCTACTGACGCGGGTGAGTCGGGGTCGAAATCCGAGACGGAGACAGCGTCGACGGAGGAGGCTGATGGAGGCGATTAA
- a CDS encoding gas vesicle protein K has translation MEAINLDGNEASDGLLSLVIAIVELLIEALEQEAIRRMESGSLTDEEIERLGTQLAALHEEIDQLKADSGIEDDVSQLRTSLSDLVEDALERVDEDEPHPGFAFLDDVSAPSPEQPAAGSTDQPEEPE, from the coding sequence ATGGAGGCGATTAATCTCGACGGCAACGAGGCCAGCGACGGGCTGCTGTCGTTGGTGATCGCGATTGTCGAACTCCTGATCGAAGCGCTCGAACAGGAGGCCATCCGCCGGATGGAGTCCGGCTCACTGACTGACGAGGAGATCGAGCGCCTCGGGACGCAGTTGGCCGCGCTGCACGAGGAAATCGACCAACTCAAAGCCGACAGTGGTATCGAAGACGACGTCTCACAGCTTCGGACCAGCCTCTCGGATCTCGTCGAGGACGCTCTCGAACGCGTCGACGAAGACGAGCCACACCCCGGATTCGCGTTTCTCGACGATGTGAGCGCGCCGTCGCCGGAGCAGCCAGCCGCTGGGTCGACCGACCAGCCGGAGGAGCCGGAATGA
- the gvpL gene encoding gas vesicle protein GvpL — protein MTDIEQGRYLYCLVYTPGVDPANPEWSTEGIEDEPVSVITAGDVGAVVHPCDSLYDTDDPQTIQGWLLSHQGVVDEAGEVFGTPIPFQFDTILTGGDESVREWLQSESERLEPELSALSGHWEYRVEITHHEDARAALSEADEELSTLQTKIDDAESGTAYLLEQQYEKELQKQLRQHRHQQAQSVADRIAPHVSALESLGKRRSTGVGIETGQDDETEPIARFAVLATDEGAEALGEELDEIAAEPGVEVRFTGPWPPYTFAPEIDSGGGHGANS, from the coding sequence ATGACCGACATCGAGCAGGGGCGGTATCTGTACTGTCTGGTGTATACGCCCGGTGTCGACCCAGCCAACCCCGAGTGGTCGACCGAGGGAATCGAGGACGAGCCGGTGTCGGTCATCACTGCCGGAGACGTTGGCGCAGTCGTTCATCCCTGTGACTCACTGTACGACACTGACGACCCCCAGACGATTCAGGGGTGGCTATTGAGTCATCAGGGGGTCGTCGACGAGGCAGGCGAGGTCTTCGGGACGCCGATCCCGTTCCAGTTCGACACGATCCTGACCGGTGGTGACGAGTCGGTCCGCGAGTGGCTACAGTCCGAATCCGAGCGACTCGAACCCGAACTGTCGGCGCTGTCGGGCCACTGGGAGTACCGCGTCGAGATCACCCATCACGAAGACGCCCGTGCGGCACTCAGCGAGGCCGACGAGGAGTTGTCGACGCTCCAGACGAAGATCGACGACGCCGAGTCGGGGACCGCCTACCTGCTCGAACAGCAGTACGAAAAGGAGCTTCAAAAGCAACTCCGCCAGCACCGCCACCAGCAGGCCCAGTCGGTCGCCGACCGGATCGCCCCCCACGTTTCGGCCCTCGAATCGCTTGGCAAACGACGGTCGACGGGAGTCGGAATCGAAACCGGGCAGGATGACGAAACCGAGCCGATTGCCCGGTTTGCGGTGCTGGCGACCGACGAGGGAGCCGAGGCGCTCGGCGAGGAACTCGACGAGATCGCCGCCGAGCCGGGTGTCGAGGTCCGGTTCACCGGGCCGTGGCCACCCTACACGTTCGCCCCGGAGATCGACAGCGGAGGTGGACATGGAGCCAACAGCTGA
- the gvpM gene encoding gas vesicle protein GvpM, protein MEPTAESEDVIVDLLDVLLQKGVVLEADVVIGIADIPLVGIKLRAAIAGLTTMREYGMFEEWDLQQRRQRRSHALQPGGSLTGRPNPQRPREEAQTRGGRPEGSSRPRHGDRSAGSRRPAGSPAEEESVTGEDKGVLDRSGDTDREK, encoded by the coding sequence ATGGAGCCAACAGCTGAGTCCGAAGACGTGATCGTCGACCTGCTGGATGTGTTGCTGCAGAAGGGCGTCGTGCTTGAGGCCGATGTCGTCATCGGGATTGCCGACATTCCGCTAGTGGGGATCAAACTCCGGGCGGCGATTGCCGGGCTGACGACGATGCGGGAGTACGGCATGTTCGAGGAGTGGGATCTCCAACAGCGTCGACAGCGGCGTTCGCATGCGTTGCAGCCCGGTGGGTCGCTGACTGGTCGACCGAATCCACAGCGGCCGCGGGAGGAGGCGCAGACGCGCGGTGGACGGCCTGAGGGAAGCAGTCGACCACGTCACGGAGATCGATCAGCAGGGAGTCGTCGACCGGCTGGTAGTCCGGCTGAGGAAGAGTCAGTCACTGGTGAGGATAAGGGAGTTCTCGACAGGAGCGGTGACACAGACCGAGAGAAGTAG
- a CDS encoding lycopene cyclase domain-containing protein: MNRDISVFGDYTYLVTELLWGLVAAVLLRRSGSERRAARTILALYPLGYLWDRYTLDVGVFEIPLRTGVDIAGIPLEEHLFMIVVPSMVIGAHETICEWFGR, encoded by the coding sequence ATGAACCGCGATATTTCGGTGTTCGGCGACTACACCTACCTCGTGACCGAGCTGCTGTGGGGGCTGGTCGCCGCCGTGTTGCTCCGCCGTAGCGGCTCGGAACGCCGCGCCGCCCGGACGATCCTCGCGCTGTATCCCCTCGGCTACCTCTGGGATCGCTACACCCTCGACGTGGGCGTCTTCGAGATCCCACTTCGGACTGGCGTCGACATCGCTGGCATCCCCCTTGAGGAACACCTGTTTATGATCGTCGTCCCCTCGATGGTGATCGGGGCCCACGAAACGATCTGTGAGTGGTTTGGGCGATAG
- a CDS encoding NUDIX domain-containing protein: protein MTNSVDPYEMEIHDEFVPEELFSEFLATMPQVCVELIVETNEGILLAKREIDPDIWFWPGSRVYKSEELEAAAHRVADEELGIDVRIDDQYGPYTHFWNSSPADGAPSRHTVNTVYHVTPSTESYEIELDNQHSASRFLTTIEPDLHEYVQLYLRDNDLL from the coding sequence ATGACAAACAGCGTCGACCCATATGAGATGGAGATTCACGACGAGTTCGTTCCCGAAGAGCTGTTTTCGGAGTTCTTGGCCACGATGCCACAGGTGTGTGTCGAGTTGATCGTGGAGACCAACGAGGGAATCCTGCTCGCCAAGCGGGAGATTGACCCCGACATCTGGTTTTGGCCCGGCAGCAGAGTATATAAAAGCGAAGAGCTGGAGGCGGCCGCCCATCGGGTTGCCGACGAGGAGTTAGGGATTGACGTTCGGATCGACGATCAGTATGGCCCATACACACATTTCTGGAACTCCAGTCCGGCCGATGGGGCCCCGAGTCGACACACCGTCAACACGGTCTACCACGTCACACCGTCGACGGAGTCCTACGAGATCGAGTTAGACAACCAGCATTCGGCCTCTCGGTTTCTGACGACCATCGAACCGGATCTCCACGAGTACGTACAGCTGTATCTCCGCGACAATGACCTGCTGTAG
- a CDS encoding UbiA family prenyltransferase, with product MSLARHGTGPAAAFDAFLSQIHPVFMLPPVAASAFGAVLAVDFALPLAVLHMATAFCALYVAHVKDGYVDFHLRGEDDDHPLSARGCRVGLVGASAAFFAGCAALWYLVDPIAALITVPGWLIGYNHAPQLDLHPVGATAGYPAGIGIALLGGFYVQTSTLTLPVVAYALVFTTILCGIKTVDDATDYAYDKSINKRTVAVVLGRQRARQVAHWFMIAGMAAVVLLAGLGVFPPTAALAPVAFGAVFVVSRRAAEKQATMLLIRGSYVFLAVLVAAAWFQPLR from the coding sequence ATGTCACTCGCCCGCCATGGAACCGGTCCGGCTGCGGCTTTCGACGCCTTTCTCTCACAGATCCATCCAGTGTTTATGTTGCCGCCAGTGGCCGCCTCAGCCTTTGGCGCGGTGCTGGCAGTCGACTTCGCGCTCCCCCTTGCGGTGCTCCATATGGCGACGGCCTTCTGTGCGCTGTACGTCGCTCACGTCAAAGACGGCTACGTCGACTTCCACCTTCGGGGCGAAGACGACGACCATCCGCTGTCGGCTCGCGGCTGTCGAGTCGGCCTCGTTGGAGCCTCGGCAGCGTTTTTCGCTGGCTGTGCCGCGCTCTGGTATCTAGTCGACCCGATTGCCGCCCTGATTACGGTGCCGGGGTGGCTGATTGGCTACAATCACGCCCCGCAGTTGGATCTCCACCCTGTGGGCGCGACCGCGGGCTACCCTGCAGGGATCGGCATTGCCCTGCTCGGCGGGTTCTACGTCCAGACGTCGACGCTGACGCTCCCTGTCGTCGCGTACGCGCTGGTGTTTACGACGATTCTGTGTGGGATCAAGACGGTCGACGACGCCACCGACTACGCCTACGACAAATCGATCAACAAGCGAACGGTGGCGGTGGTGCTTGGTCGACAGCGGGCCAGACAGGTGGCCCACTGGTTCATGATCGCTGGGATGGCGGCGGTGGTCCTCTTGGCAGGGCTCGGTGTCTTCCCGCCGACTGCCGCGCTCGCGCCGGTGGCGTTTGGCGCGGTGTTTGTGGTCTCGCGTCGGGCCGCCGAAAAGCAGGCGACGATGCTGCTAATTCGGGGATCGTACGTGTTTTTGGCCGTGCTCGTGGCTGCGGCGTGGTTCCAACCTCTGAGGTAG
- a CDS encoding RNA-guided pseudouridylation complex pseudouridine synthase subunit Cbf5 — translation MLRAPPEERSAAELLSFGVVNLDKPAGPSAHQVAGWVRDLTAEAVADLDPDMPPVDRAAHAGTLDPKVTGCLPMLLGDATRMAQVFLEGRKEYVSVLELHAHAPTNLESVLDEFEAPLYQKPPRKSAVSRRLRVREIHELELLDLTDRQALIRMQCESGTYVRKLCHDLGLALGTGAHMGHLRRTATDPFDDSSLVNLQSFTDALTFATEDGYEDLLREIVQPAERALRHLPSVEIAPSAAREVATGAPVYAPGVISADSEIDDGALVACYTPDESAVCLGTMVGDPDAESGTVVDLERVLV, via the coding sequence CTGCTTCGTGCCCCGCCCGAGGAGCGTTCGGCCGCTGAACTGCTTTCGTTTGGTGTCGTCAACCTCGACAAGCCCGCCGGTCCGTCGGCCCACCAGGTCGCTGGCTGGGTCCGAGATCTCACAGCGGAGGCTGTCGCAGACCTCGATCCCGATATGCCACCTGTCGACCGTGCGGCCCACGCCGGAACCCTCGACCCGAAAGTTACTGGCTGCCTACCGATGCTCTTGGGCGATGCAACCCGGATGGCCCAAGTGTTTCTCGAAGGCCGCAAGGAGTACGTCTCGGTCCTTGAACTCCACGCACACGCCCCCACGAACCTCGAATCGGTGCTTGACGAGTTCGAGGCTCCACTGTATCAGAAACCACCGCGAAAGAGCGCAGTGAGTCGTCGACTGCGCGTTCGAGAGATCCATGAGTTGGAACTGCTCGACCTAACAGATCGACAGGCGCTGATTCGGATGCAGTGTGAGAGCGGGACGTATGTCCGAAAGCTCTGTCACGACCTCGGACTGGCTCTTGGCACTGGCGCACATATGGGGCATCTGCGGCGGACCGCGACCGACCCCTTCGACGACAGCTCGCTCGTCAACCTCCAGTCGTTCACCGACGCGCTTACCTTTGCGACAGAGGATGGATATGAGGATCTCCTGCGAGAGATCGTGCAGCCTGCCGAGCGTGCACTGAGACACCTCCCCAGTGTCGAGATCGCACCCTCCGCGGCCCGCGAGGTTGCCACCGGTGCACCGGTGTATGCACCGGGTGTGATCAGTGCCGATTCCGAGATCGATGACGGCGCGCTTGTCGCCTGTTATACGCCCGATGAGAGTGCTGTCTGTCTCGGGACGATGGTCGGCGATCCCGATGCCGAGAGTGGGACGGTCGTCGACCTCGAACGCGTGTTGGTCTGA
- the cmk gene encoding (d)CMP kinase — protein MLLTVSGPPGSGKSTNAAALAERFGLAHVSGGDIFRELADERGYTPVEFNELAEEDEQIDRDLDRRLREIALERDDLLLESRLAGWLAADHADIKIWLDAPRTVRAERIADREDKPVEVARQETTRRENSEALRYKEYYNIDIADLTIYDITCNTARWGPKSMQKTLATAVESYDYDTDEGKEPVEGVVYDF, from the coding sequence ATGTTACTAACCGTCTCTGGGCCGCCCGGCAGCGGCAAGAGCACGAACGCCGCTGCACTCGCCGAGCGATTCGGGCTTGCGCACGTCAGCGGCGGCGATATTTTTCGGGAGCTTGCCGACGAGCGGGGCTACACCCCCGTCGAGTTCAACGAGTTGGCCGAAGAGGACGAACAGATCGACCGCGATCTCGACCGTCGACTCCGAGAGATCGCCCTCGAACGCGACGATCTCCTTCTCGAGTCTCGCCTCGCTGGCTGGTTGGCCGCCGATCACGCCGATATCAAGATCTGGCTCGATGCCCCTCGGACGGTTCGCGCCGAGCGCATCGCCGACCGCGAGGATAAACCGGTTGAGGTCGCCCGCCAAGAGACAACACGCCGCGAAAACAGCGAGGCCCTCCGGTATAAGGAGTACTACAACATCGATATTGCGGATCTCACGATCTACGACATCACCTGCAACACGGCTCGTTGGGGACCGAAATCGATGCAGAAAACGCTCGCTACCGCCGTCGAGTCCTACGACTACGACACCGACGAGGGCAAAGAGCCAGTCGAAGGCGTCGTCTACGATTTCTAA
- a CDS encoding CBS domain-containing protein, which yields MELPTPQDLRERRTALGLTQSSLAESAGVSQPLIARIEGGDVDPRLSTLRRIVNALDEAEGEVVRAADLMHEAVINVAPDDSVREAIETMKAEAYSQLPVLQSGIPVGSISQSDVIRAGEDVGDHPVSEVMSESFPTVATDSTVDEIRNLLEHYKAVMVTEGGETVGIITEADIAAQLS from the coding sequence ATGGAACTGCCGACGCCACAGGATCTCAGGGAGCGACGGACCGCCCTTGGGCTCACTCAGAGTTCGCTCGCCGAGTCGGCTGGCGTCTCCCAGCCGTTGATCGCGCGGATAGAGGGTGGGGATGTCGACCCGCGGCTGTCGACGCTCCGCCGGATCGTCAACGCCTTAGATGAGGCCGAAGGCGAAGTCGTCCGCGCCGCGGATCTAATGCACGAAGCCGTGATCAACGTCGCGCCCGACGACTCGGTTCGGGAGGCTATCGAGACGATGAAGGCCGAAGCCTACTCCCAGTTGCCGGTCCTCCAGAGCGGGATCCCGGTCGGTTCGATCAGCCAAAGCGACGTGATTCGGGCCGGTGAAGACGTGGGTGATCACCCCGTGAGTGAGGTCATGAGCGAGTCGTTCCCCACGGTGGCGACCGATTCGACCGTCGACGAGATCCGGAACCTGCTGGAACACTACAAGGCAGTCATGGTCACCGAGGGCGGCGAGACGGTCGGCATCATTACCGAAGCCGATATTGCGGCCCAACTCTCCTAA
- a CDS encoding DUF555 domain-containing protein: MSNYLVAMEAAWLVRDVEDIDDAIGVAVSSAGKRLNEKGKEYVDVEVGVTGCPACGEPFDSGFIAADTALIGLLLEIDIFNADSVEHASRIAKSEVGGALRDVPLSVIDVIETDPDEDDDQ, translated from the coding sequence ATGAGTAACTATCTCGTTGCGATGGAGGCGGCGTGGTTGGTGCGCGATGTCGAGGATATTGACGATGCTATCGGGGTCGCGGTGAGCTCTGCGGGCAAGCGGCTCAACGAGAAGGGCAAGGAGTACGTCGACGTCGAGGTCGGCGTCACCGGCTGTCCGGCCTGCGGCGAACCGTTTGACTCGGGATTCATTGCGGCCGACACCGCCCTCATCGGTCTCCTGCTGGAGATCGACATCTTCAATGCCGACAGCGTCGAACACGCCTCCCGAATCGCCAAAAGCGAAGTCGGCGGTGCGCTCCGTGACGTCCCACTGTCGGTGATCGACGTCATAGAGACCGACCCCGACGAAGACGACGACCAGTAA
- a CDS encoding alpha/beta fold hydrolase, translated as MSVRKLLGSALAGVGGLVALNRRLRARAGELPPALDGNQNQYRWRGMDVAYTEAGDPDDPNLVLLHGINAAASSGEFREVFADLAEEYHVIAPDLPGFGRSDRPPLNYSSTLYTEFVDDFLAEFESPAVIASSLTCAYTLAALTEGRSDHAISDLLCICPTAIAGPEPPKQWLRELIRAPVIGEGLYNLIASKPSIRYFNADHGYYDPTKVTEAWQDYEWQTAHQSNARFAPASFISGYLNSDIDLAAAIQSLDVSTTIVWGRDADITPLSEGRELADEADATLVVFDQAYLLPHVEFPAEFLAVVDNWIDADSAVASTDTTAN; from the coding sequence ATGTCAGTTCGAAAACTACTCGGCTCGGCTCTCGCTGGCGTCGGTGGCCTCGTCGCGCTCAACCGTCGACTCCGTGCTCGCGCTGGGGAGCTACCACCAGCACTCGATGGCAACCAGAATCAGTATCGGTGGCGTGGCATGGACGTCGCCTACACCGAGGCTGGCGACCCCGACGATCCGAACCTCGTCTTGCTTCACGGAATCAACGCTGCGGCCTCCAGCGGCGAGTTCCGCGAGGTGTTCGCCGACCTCGCCGAGGAGTACCACGTCATTGCCCCTGATCTCCCCGGCTTTGGACGCTCCGACCGCCCACCGCTCAACTACTCTTCGACCTTATATACCGAGTTCGTCGACGATTTTCTCGCCGAGTTTGAGTCGCCTGCAGTCATCGCCTCCTCGCTGACGTGTGCCTACACGCTGGCCGCACTGACCGAGGGCCGCAGTGACCACGCAATCAGCGATTTGCTCTGTATCTGTCCGACCGCCATCGCCGGTCCCGAGCCACCGAAGCAGTGGCTCCGGGAGTTGATTCGCGCCCCTGTGATCGGCGAGGGACTGTACAATCTCATCGCGTCGAAACCCTCGATCCGGTATTTCAACGCCGACCACGGCTACTACGATCCAACGAAGGTGACCGAAGCATGGCAGGATTATGAGTGGCAGACGGCCCACCAGTCGAACGCTCGGTTCGCTCCGGCCTCGTTTATCAGTGGCTACCTCAACAGCGACATCGATCTCGCGGCGGCGATTCAGTCCCTCGACGTGTCGACGACAATCGTCTGGGGCCGAGACGCCGACATCACACCGCTCTCGGAGGGCCGGGAACTCGCCGACGAGGCGGATGCGACGCTCGTCGTCTTCGATCAGGCATATCTTCTGCCGCACGTCGAGTTCCCCGCAGAGTTCCTCGCAGTCGTCGACAACTGGATCGACGCCGATAGTGCGGTGGCCTCGACTGACACAACCGCAAACTAA
- a CDS encoding Zn-ribbon domain-containing OB-fold protein, with protein MTDHAAPTDELQPATYDEWLDAIDAGEGFYLESPEGHGSLPPRRVCPHSGSTDLSEEPLPETGNIDTYTVVHVAAEKFADDTPYVSAIVDFGPVALTGIVRGVDHETVDTGDEVGVTVETRDTTEDRLVVFRPA; from the coding sequence ATGACTGACCACGCGGCACCAACCGACGAGCTACAGCCAGCCACCTACGACGAGTGGCTCGACGCCATCGACGCCGGGGAGGGGTTCTATCTGGAATCACCCGAGGGCCATGGTTCGCTGCCGCCACGGCGGGTCTGTCCCCATTCGGGGTCGACCGACCTCTCCGAGGAGCCGCTGCCCGAGACCGGCAACATAGACACCTACACCGTCGTCCACGTCGCCGCCGAGAAGTTTGCCGACGATACGCCGTACGTGAGTGCGATTGTCGACTTCGGTCCGGTCGCACTCACTGGGATCGTTCGCGGCGTCGACCACGAGACAGTCGACACAGGCGACGAGGTCGGGGTCACTGTCGAAACCCGAGACACAACTGAGGACCGACTCGTCGTCTTCCGGCCTGCCTGA